The DNA segment ATTTCGCCTTTCGATAACATTTGAAAGGAGATGACCAAAAGGGTTCAACTCCATTAAGCGCTTCCTCAATCGATGAATTTGTAAATTCACGTAATAGTTATCAATTTCTTTCAGCAGTTCTTTGCCCAGAAGAAAGGTTAATTTTTCCATCGAAATCCATCCCAGTTCTGTTTCCTGGCAACCTTTTTCTAAATCTGCCTGCCTTTTTCTGGCCAAAGCAAGTAAGACCTGATTATAGGTATGCTGCCCCAGGTCCAGTTCTAGATTGTTAATCTTAATCTTTATGGCCACCTCTTCTTCATCTACACTCAAAGAGAATAAAAAGCAGGTTTCAACTGAAATTTCCGGAATACACAAGGTTTGATCGAGTACTTCATTTTCATAAAAGCACCATTCTTTATCCGCGAAAAAAAGACTTTGACCATGCGTCAATGCAATGGTTTGAAGGCCATTATCTACATGCCACCGGTTATCCGCAGTCCTATAGAAAGAGACCTCAGGAGACTCCTCATTTGGATAGGCACTATAAGTTGAAAGCTCAATAATTTCTTTATTTTCAGATAATGATTCCAGAAAGCAGATTGGAGGATTGACATTTAATACCAGCCAAATGGTGTCCTGCTCCTGTCCGAATTGGATTTGATTACCGGCAGCCAGCTTCATACTCAAATGATTGATCCGTTTCCCCTTAAACAGGGTTCCATTACTGCTTTGATCTGCCAAATACCAGGCATTGTCGACAAAACTAACAACCGCATGTGATTTTGAAATGTCATTCCCCGGAACAACGGTCCGGTTGTGTTTTCCCCGTCCAAAATTATGCTCAGAAAAAAGAACCACTATTTCTTCCGTTTGCAAATTCTTAATTATTGCCATATCGTATCTGTGTAAGTAAGCGCTAATGTTGGTTCAGCATTTATACTTCGAACTTATGTGCTTTTAACCGGACAAAAACGGCTAAAAATACCATTTTTTTAACACATATATGCCTGAATATTGACTATTTATAAAATCAAAAAAGACACTTTATAGTTTATAAAATGTCTTCCTTTGTAATTTAAAATTATCTCAACGAATTCCCCTCTTATTCCTAAAGAACCAAGCGTAAGTCATCAATCAATGTCCAAATCATATTTATTTAGTCAAATTCCTACTGGAAATATAGGGAACGATCGGATAAATGTAATCATCGGCCTTTACGCCTAATTTTTCGGGCGAAGAGCCCACAAAAACAGTTTTCTTACCCTGAATGGTAATTCTGCCCTTATGATCAATTTCAATCATTGCCCAGAGCGGGTCCTGGTATGGAACCGTATATTTGATATTCGGACGTGCTTTATCCACTGCATCAGAATAACGTATTTCCTTAAAATCATCCCCCAACCATTGATACGAGGCACTATTGATCTGCACATAGTGAATGTCGTTGATCCGGTTATAATAATCCTGATGATGGTGACCACTCAAGACCAGGATCACTTTCTTCCAGCCCGCCTTTTGATTGGCCTGTTCCAGCGTATAACGCAGCAAAGTACCATTTTCAAGTCCTCCTGAGTCATTGTCCAGCCCTTGATGACAACAAATCACCGAAGGCAGGGAACTCGCTTCCAGATCCTTTCTCAGCCAGTCCAGTTGTGTGGCAGAAATGAACCTTGCATAGCCTTCAGGCCGGGACTTACTTTCATTATGCTCATTTCCATTGAGTACCACAAAATGAAAGCCATTGCGATCAAAAGAATAATACTTTCCCTCCGCTTTCCAGAAATCAACCACTTCATCCGGTTTAAAGCCTCCATCGGTATCATGGTTACCGATCACATGGTATTTAGCTCCTTTAAATTGATTCCAGACTTCCATTAGCGGAGCATTTGTTTTCTTTGGCATACAGAAATCTCCCATCTGGATGATAAAATCCGGAGTTTTTTGATTCATGTCATTGATGAACGCCGATAACCGTTCGATTCCATCATGCATAATGTCATGGTGCAAATCTGCAATCACACCAAAGCGAACCTTTTTATCCGCTGGCTGAAGTTCAGGATAACGTGCCAAGAGGAAGGTACCTCCTGCAAGTCCTGTTTTTGTGAGAAACTCTTTTCTGTTCATTTGTGTTGATGATTAACCTTAATTTTTAAGCTTCATATTTGATGTATTCATGATCAAAACTTCCGTCATTGTAAAGATTGAGCAGGGTATATCCGGGTACGGTCTGTTTATAAGCACTTTTCCCATCATCCCCCGGCTCCCACCAGAAACCACTTGTTGCCCCGTTACAGAGATAGGTGACGTCGTTATACCAGACCTTATCCAGCAAATGAATGTGTCCGCTTAAGCAAAGCTTCACATTTTTATTTTTGTTGAACACTTCAATAAATTTCATCACATCAAGGTGGTTATAGCTTCCACTTATTTTAAAAGGCCCGGTTGCATCCGGCTTACTATCCGTAATCCCTGTACAGCTGAGCAGCGGATAATGAGACATGATGAGAATCGGTTTACCCTGACTATTTTTTTCCACATCATTTACAAACCAGTTCCATTGGATTTCATCAAGCATTCCCGGACTGGTAGGATGGTTGCTGTCCAGCATAATAAAATGCCAGCCGTTCCGGTCAAAGCTGTAATAATTGTGCGGCATGCCCAGCATTTTCAGCACCCCTGGTTTGCCATACATTTCGTCGCCTTTCCCCTGCCACCACATGTCGTGATTTCCCAAAACATGGTGCATTGGAATACCAGTTACCATTTTAACGCTGTCCTTCCAACAGGCCCACTGTTCCAGTACGCGTTCTTTTTTGATGTGGTCATAATCTGCGGCGTAGATGGAATCGCCACCGTTCAGAATCAGATCCACCTGATCTTTTTTTATTTTTTCCAGACAATTCTTAAACCGGTTTACGGCATTATACTCTGGTCTGATGTGCACATCGGTGAGGTGTGCGATTTTTAAAACTCTTTTCTTTTTTGGAGCTGAGGCAAGCGCAGCAGTACCCGTCATACCACTTAGCGCAAGCGTTCCGCCAGCAAGTCCTAACTTTTTAATTAAATCTCTTCTTTTCATAATTGACATCAGGCAAGCGTTCCTGGGTATGGAGACGAATGACCTCATTAAACGAATGGTTTATATTGGTTCTGTTTACTTTCCAATTGGTTCATTTGCAATATCCCGCCTACAAGAACCATTAAGCCTCATTAGCAGAAATGATTACAAATACTAAACAAATTTTAATTTAAATGTAGTTGTTTTTATCAAAAAAAAGAAAAAAGAATGAAAAAATAACGAACAGTTGAGCACCCAAAAAAATGCGTCACACCAACAATAAAATGATCAAAACTAAACAAATCAGTATTTCAGCCTCTTCTTCCGGCTGTTAAAACATGCTAAATCCGCACCGTCACTCAATTCTTTAAAAAAGAACAAATACTAAACAAAACTCAATTTAGCCCTCAACAAAACTAACCCTGATTAGCTTACTTAGCACAGCAAGACAACCAGGGTTAAGGGTATTATCTATTTGTGACCAGTTACAAAACTACAGGCTCAGCTTTACGCCTACTTGTCCTCGAACTCCATAACTTTCTACTTGCGAAGGACGTTCCGGTACTCCGAAATAATATCGGTATTCTGTATTTAGTAAATTATTCGCTTCTGCGAACAACATTAGCTTCGAACTGATGCGACAAGAAAGGTTGGCATCCATCGAGGTATTTTTACCAAAGTATTCATCCCCGTTTGAAGTACTGCCATGCGCTACAATATTGCTCCCTTTATGATTTAAGGCAACTCTTGCCTGCAGTGCTTTGTTTTCATAAAATAAGGCCAGGTTAAACAGGTTATTCGCTTGTCCGGGGATGCGTACTTTCTCTGTTCTGTCAGGAATAGACATCCTGGAACGGATAAAAGTATAATTGGCATTGATTCCCAGGCCCCCAAGTATACCTGGAAGGAAATCCAGCTTTTTGCTCAGGCCCAATTCAAATCCGGCAACGCTTGCATCTGCTCCATTCTGATCCTGAACCACCCTTGCATCCTGTTTACCATTAAATTCCGCATAAAACTTAGCATCAGAAAAGATCGGATCCTTCACATTCTTATAAAAAGCACCTGCGGTGATGGCACCTACATTTCCGAAATAATACTCCGTCATCAGGTCCAGATTATAAGACTTAACCGGCTTAATCGCAGGATTTCCATAAATGAACTTATTATCCTGCGGAGTATACGTACCTCCGGCAACCAATGAACCAAAATCTGGTCTTGCAAATGTCTTCGTTGCCGCAATCCGAACATTTACATGATCATTTGGAGTATATTTCAAATGAAGCATCGGCAACAGTACCGTATAATTATTCGTTTTAGTTTGAGGGGTCAGTTTGCCTCTGTAATTCGGTTGTCCCACTACCGCTTCATATAACCAGCCATCCACCCTAAGCTCCGTATTTTCAACCCTTAGTCCGCCGATTACTGTCAGCTCTTCAGAAGCTTTCCATGTACCCATGGCATATCCTGCACTTTGCTTTTCATACACATCAAAATTAGATCCGGTTTGCACCCCATTTGCCAGCAATGCAGAACCCGCTGAATCGACTTTCAGGTTAGCCTGGTATTTGTTAAAGAAGTTATCCGTCTCTGAGATAGACATGAACTTAGGGAAGATTCCTGTAAACTGATTACCAAATTCCTTTGCATAATCATTGGCATAAGGCTTATTCACCAGGTTAAAATCGGTGTAAGCCGGCGGAGGCATCGTTCCTCCCTTATTATCCCAGGTCCAGGTTGGCAGTTCATACCTTTCGGTACGCAATTTATCCCTGTATTTCAATCCCGCTTTGAATTCAAAATCCCGGCTGATTTTATTTTTAAAGTTTACCTGAGCCACTACACGATCTGTTTCGTTGATGTGATGAAGCTCCATCTGTACCGAGCTAAAAGTATATTTACTGGCATCATTAATGGCATTCGGATCTGGAAGGTGCGTTTGTGGAGAGTTGGGATCAATATCACCTCCGTCCACCTGATAAGCCGCGTACTTACCTCCGATCAGATTGGTATAGCCTACTTTGTTCTGATCGTATTGAACGATATAATACGAAGGGAAGTCTTTGTTCGGGATGTCTCCATAGTTAAAATCATTGTTATAATGGGAGATTTTAAAATCCAAAGTTGAGTTTGTCCCCAAGCTGAAATCACCACCTACATCACCACCAAATAACCTTGTTTTTAGGATATTATGGATATTCTGAGCTTCAGCACGGTCTTTTTCATAACGCAAACGCAGTTTATAGTGCTTTTCGTTGTCATTTAAGGAGCCATACATTCCTCTCACATAGATTTTAGAGTTTTTACCCACTTTATAATCTGCAGCCCCATTAAAACCCATGGTACGACGACGGCCGTAATAATCCCTCAATTCCATGCGCGCGATGTTCTGACCAGCAAAACGAGGTTCATAATTGTCTGTTGCCCATTGTCTGTTCCAGATGGAACCATTGATCAGGAAGCCAAACTTATCATCCTTACTGCGGTTGCCATAAAGCACATTTCCACTAAAGGCGCCTCCATTTGCTTTTGCATTATAACCACCACCCAGCGAAATGTCGAAAGTTTCCTTATCCGGAGAAGTCCGGGTAATAAAATTAACATTTCCACCCAGCGCATCACCTTCCATATCCGGAGTCAATGCTTTAGAGATTTCCACAAATTGAATCAGTTCTGTAGGAAAAAAATCGAAGGCAGTAGAACGTGAATTCGTTTGTTCCTCTGCGGTTGGGATCCTGTCGCCATTAATGCTCGAAGAACTCCATTCTGCAGGCAATCCTCTTAGAGAAATGAACCTTCCTTCGCCCTGGTCTCTTTCCAGAACTACACCGGCAACCCTTTGAACTGCTTCACCAGCGTTACGGTCCGGTAATTTTCCAATCCCCTCGGCCGCAATCACATTCACAATTCTCGGGCTTTCTTTTTGCATATTTAATGCCCTGGCTTCACTTCCT comes from the Pedobacter sp. FW305-3-2-15-E-R2A2 genome and includes:
- a CDS encoding FHA domain-containing protein — translated: MAIIKNLQTEEIVVLFSEHNFGRGKHNRTVVPGNDISKSHAVVSFVDNAWYLADQSSNGTLFKGKRINHLSMKLAAGNQIQFGQEQDTIWLVLNVNPPICFLESLSENKEIIELSTYSAYPNEESPEVSFYRTADNRWHVDNGLQTIALTHGQSLFFADKEWCFYENEVLDQTLCIPEISVETCFLFSLSVDEEEVAIKIKINNLELDLGQHTYNQVLLALARKRQADLEKGCQETELGWISMEKLTFLLGKELLKEIDNYYVNLQIHRLRKRLMELNPFGHLLSNVIERRNGELRFEHNNFRINKENAIGSLN
- a CDS encoding metallophosphoesterase, whose product is MNRKEFLTKTGLAGGTFLLARYPELQPADKKVRFGVIADLHHDIMHDGIERLSAFINDMNQKTPDFIIQMGDFCMPKKTNAPLMEVWNQFKGAKYHVIGNHDTDGGFKPDEVVDFWKAEGKYYSFDRNGFHFVVLNGNEHNESKSRPEGYARFISATQLDWLRKDLEASSLPSVICCHQGLDNDSGGLENGTLLRYTLEQANQKAGWKKVILVLSGHHHQDYYNRINDIHYVQINSASYQWLGDDFKEIRYSDAVDKARPNIKYTVPYQDPLWAMIEIDHKGRITIQGKKTVFVGSSPEKLGVKADDYIYPIVPYISSRNLTK
- a CDS encoding metallophosphoesterase, with product MKRRDLIKKLGLAGGTLALSGMTGTAALASAPKKKRVLKIAHLTDVHIRPEYNAVNRFKNCLEKIKKDQVDLILNGGDSIYAADYDHIKKERVLEQWACWKDSVKMVTGIPMHHVLGNHDMWWQGKGDEMYGKPGVLKMLGMPHNYYSFDRNGWHFIMLDSNHPTSPGMLDEIQWNWFVNDVEKNSQGKPILIMSHYPLLSCTGITDSKPDATGPFKISGSYNHLDVMKFIEVFNKNKNVKLCLSGHIHLLDKVWYNDVTYLCNGATSGFWWEPGDDGKSAYKQTVPGYTLLNLYNDGSFDHEYIKYEA
- a CDS encoding TonB-dependent receptor, which codes for MKLKLLLSFTLVLLSSIASAQKGALTGKITDNTGPLPGASIFLKGNGSGSSSDVKGEFRMSNVAAGNYTLFVKFIGYKPLEKEVTVKAGEITNLGTLSLSSNENTLTEVRVNGSSSRRGSEARALNMQKESPRIVNVIAAEGIGKLPDRNAGEAVQRVAGVVLERDQGEGRFISLRGLPAEWSSSSINGDRIPTAEEQTNSRSTAFDFFPTELIQFVEISKALTPDMEGDALGGNVNFITRTSPDKETFDISLGGGYNAKANGGAFSGNVLYGNRSKDDKFGFLINGSIWNRQWATDNYEPRFAGQNIARMELRDYYGRRRTMGFNGAADYKVGKNSKIYVRGMYGSLNDNEKHYKLRLRYEKDRAEAQNIHNILKTRLFGGDVGGDFSLGTNSTLDFKISHYNNDFNYGDIPNKDFPSYYIVQYDQNKVGYTNLIGGKYAAYQVDGGDIDPNSPQTHLPDPNAINDASKYTFSSVQMELHHINETDRVVAQVNFKNKISRDFEFKAGLKYRDKLRTERYELPTWTWDNKGGTMPPPAYTDFNLVNKPYANDYAKEFGNQFTGIFPKFMSISETDNFFNKYQANLKVDSAGSALLANGVQTGSNFDVYEKQSAGYAMGTWKASEELTVIGGLRVENTELRVDGWLYEAVVGQPNYRGKLTPQTKTNNYTVLLPMLHLKYTPNDHVNVRIAATKTFARPDFGSLVAGGTYTPQDNKFIYGNPAIKPVKSYNLDLMTEYYFGNVGAITAGAFYKNVKDPIFSDAKFYAEFNGKQDARVVQDQNGADASVAGFELGLSKKLDFLPGILGGLGINANYTFIRSRMSIPDRTEKVRIPGQANNLFNLALFYENKALQARVALNHKGSNIVAHGSTSNGDEYFGKNTSMDANLSCRISSKLMLFAEANNLLNTEYRYYFGVPERPSQVESYGVRGQVGVKLSL